The following coding sequences are from one Candidatus Nitrohelix vancouverensis window:
- a CDS encoding prepilin-type N-terminal cleavage/methylation domain-containing protein yields the protein MLGSEKGFTLIELIMVIVILGILAAVAIPRFIDLKSNATGSVASGVTGALKGAVTMLHAQYILNSASTYDIASVLAQVDGTDVSLGTDASGFTADVGSSTTCTWSYTEVTGTAGAGSVGSATGTGCT from the coding sequence ATATTAGGAAGTGAAAAAGGTTTTACGCTGATTGAACTGATCATGGTTATCGTGATCCTCGGCATCCTTGCCGCAGTGGCGATTCCCAGGTTTATCGATTTGAAATCAAACGCTACGGGTTCGGTGGCTTCTGGCGTGACGGGCGCTCTCAAGGGAGCGGTCACCATGTTACATGCGCAATACATTTTGAATTCGGCCAGCACCTACGACATTGCTAGCGTGCTTGCTCAGGTGGACGGCACCGACGTTTCGCTTGGAACGGATGCTTCCGGATTTACAGCGGATGTGGGTAGTAGCACGACCTGCACCTGGTCTTATACGGAAGTTACCGGTACCGCAGGCGCAGGCTCTGTGGGATCGGCAACTGGAACGGGCTGTACCTGA